One Legionella hackeliae DNA segment encodes these proteins:
- a CDS encoding DUF4442 domain-containing protein codes for MKLSARALRFILNCYPPFWGAGIKVETLSNDFSFAKVSMAFRWYNKNYMRTQFGGSLYSMTDPFFALMLIHRLGPEFIVWDKQGEIDYIQPGKSRVYADFVLTDEQVAIIKDTASENGKHLPVFHTEIYDQDKQTIATVKKTLYVKRVGKSHKSAK; via the coding sequence ATGAAATTATCTGCAAGGGCACTGCGCTTTATCTTAAACTGCTACCCTCCATTTTGGGGGGCTGGCATCAAAGTAGAAACACTTAGCAACGATTTCTCCTTTGCCAAGGTTTCCATGGCATTTCGATGGTATAACAAAAACTACATGCGCACACAGTTTGGTGGCAGTTTGTATTCGATGACAGATCCATTTTTTGCATTAATGTTAATTCATCGATTAGGCCCAGAGTTTATAGTTTGGGATAAGCAAGGTGAAATTGACTATATCCAGCCAGGCAAAAGTCGAGTTTACGCTGATTTTGTTCTTACGGATGAGCAAGTGGCGATTATAAAAGATACGGCAAGTGAAAATGGCAAACATCTTCCCGTTTTCCATACAGAAATTTATGACCAGGATAAACAAACCATTGCAACAGTTAAAAAGACTCTCTACGTCAAACGAGTTGGTAAATCCCATAAATCTGCAAAATAG
- the parC gene encoding DNA topoisomerase IV subunit A — protein MNDLIERKPLTEFTEKAYLDYSMYVILDRALPHIADGLKPVQRRIVYAMSELGLKATAKHKKSARTVGDVLGKFHPHGDSACYEAMVLMAQPFSYRYPFVDGQGNWGSPDDPKSFAAMRYTEARLSAYADLLLSELQQGTVDWVDNFDGTLQEPALLPARLPNVLLNGATGIAVGMASDILPHNLTEVADACIHLLDNPNANLDEICAYVKGPDFPTEAEIITPSNAIRSMYETGNGSVKMRAVYRQEKHDIVITALPYQVSGAKIIEQIALQMQQKKLPMIEDLRDESDHEHPTRLVIVPKSNRVDVEGVMSHLFATTDLERSYRVNFNMIGLDGKPRVKGLATILKEWLSYRLLTVKRRIEHRLEKILDRIHVLDGLIIAFLNIDEVIAIIREHENPKIGLMERFKLSERQAEAILELKLRHLAKLEEIRLRAELDELSEERDSLQAILASEKRLRTLVKNEIIADKKQFGDVRRSPLVERQDSQALKEEDILPNEPITVVISQKGWVRAAKGYDIDGRELSYKAGDEFKAQTNARSNQQVLFFDSEGKVYTLPGYTLPSARGQGEPLTGKLNPSDGMLFEALIGGDAEDWVLLASDAGYGFITQLKELYVKNRNGKACIKLPENSRVLPPRLIADKELQYIACVTNAGRLLIFSANELPQLTRGKGNKLISIPAAKAAQREEFIVDLQLLFLEDALTVHAGKRHFTLKAADLEHYQGERGRRGNRLPRGLQNVTALQVTATSAEK, from the coding sequence ATGAACGATCTAATCGAGCGTAAACCACTAACTGAATTTACTGAGAAAGCCTATCTTGATTACTCCATGTACGTCATCCTTGATAGAGCGCTGCCACATATCGCTGATGGCTTAAAACCAGTACAACGGCGCATTGTGTATGCAATGTCTGAGCTTGGACTAAAAGCAACAGCTAAGCACAAAAAATCAGCAAGAACAGTTGGGGATGTACTGGGAAAATTCCACCCTCATGGTGATTCAGCTTGTTATGAGGCTATGGTGCTCATGGCGCAGCCGTTTTCTTATCGTTATCCCTTTGTGGATGGACAAGGAAACTGGGGTTCTCCTGATGATCCAAAATCCTTTGCGGCAATGCGATATACCGAGGCAAGATTATCTGCCTATGCTGATTTACTATTATCGGAATTACAGCAAGGTACAGTTGATTGGGTTGATAATTTTGATGGTACTCTGCAAGAACCAGCATTATTGCCCGCACGTTTACCCAATGTGCTATTAAATGGTGCCACAGGCATTGCAGTCGGAATGGCTTCTGACATACTTCCGCACAATCTAACAGAAGTAGCCGATGCATGTATTCATTTACTAGATAATCCAAATGCTAATTTAGATGAAATTTGTGCTTATGTGAAAGGCCCTGATTTTCCTACAGAAGCAGAAATTATAACTCCCAGTAACGCCATTCGCAGTATGTACGAAACTGGAAATGGTTCGGTAAAAATGCGTGCGGTTTATCGCCAGGAAAAGCATGATATTGTAATCACCGCTCTTCCTTATCAGGTTTCCGGTGCAAAAATTATTGAACAAATTGCATTACAGATGCAACAGAAAAAATTACCCATGATAGAAGACTTGCGGGATGAGTCTGACCATGAACATCCAACGCGCCTAGTCATTGTACCTAAGTCAAATCGAGTGGATGTTGAAGGAGTAATGTCACATTTATTTGCTACAACTGATTTGGAACGAAGCTATCGTGTAAATTTCAATATGATAGGTTTGGATGGTAAGCCTCGAGTAAAAGGCTTAGCAACGATACTAAAGGAATGGTTAAGTTATCGCCTACTCACTGTCAAAAGACGAATAGAACATCGCTTGGAAAAGATTCTTGATCGGATTCACGTTTTAGACGGGTTAATCATCGCTTTTCTTAATATTGATGAAGTAATTGCTATTATTCGTGAACATGAGAATCCTAAAATTGGATTAATGGAACGCTTTAAATTGAGCGAACGACAGGCTGAAGCGATTCTCGAATTAAAACTCCGCCATTTAGCCAAGCTTGAAGAAATTCGTTTGCGAGCTGAATTGGATGAGTTGAGCGAAGAGCGTGATTCTTTGCAAGCAATTTTAGCAAGTGAAAAGCGATTAAGGACACTAGTAAAGAACGAAATTATTGCTGATAAGAAGCAATTTGGAGATGTCAGACGTTCACCGTTGGTTGAGCGTCAAGATTCGCAAGCACTGAAAGAAGAAGATATCCTGCCCAATGAGCCTATTACCGTGGTTATCTCCCAGAAAGGCTGGGTACGCGCGGCAAAGGGATACGATATAGACGGCCGGGAGTTAAGCTATAAAGCCGGTGACGAATTCAAAGCGCAAACCAATGCCAGAAGCAATCAGCAAGTACTATTTTTTGATAGTGAAGGTAAAGTGTATACCTTGCCAGGCTATACCCTGCCCTCCGCACGTGGCCAGGGTGAGCCCTTGACAGGTAAATTAAATCCCTCTGACGGAATGTTATTTGAAGCACTTATCGGTGGCGACGCAGAAGATTGGGTTCTATTGGCAAGTGATGCAGGCTATGGTTTTATTACCCAACTGAAAGAGCTATATGTTAAAAATCGCAATGGTAAAGCGTGTATCAAATTACCAGAAAATAGTCGTGTTTTACCGCCACGTCTGATAGCTGATAAAGAATTACAATATATTGCTTGCGTTACCAATGCTGGTCGTCTTCTTATTTTTAGTGCGAATGAATTACCACAACTCACTCGTGGTAAAGGCAACAAGCTCATTAGCATCCCTGCTGCAAAAGCTGCTCAACGTGAAGAATTTATCGTTGATCTGCAATTACTCTTCCTTGAAGACGCATTAACTGTCCATGCGGGCAAGCGCCATTTCACATTGAAAGCGGCTGACCTTGAACATTATCAAGGAGAGCGCGGTCGTCGTGGTAATCGTCTCCCTCGCGGTTTACAAAATGTCACCGCATTACAAGTTACTGCTACTTCTGCTGAAAAATAG
- a CDS encoding F0F1 ATP synthase subunit epsilon, translating to MAITTHLDIVSAEQEIFSGVVEMVVATGELGEVGIVPGHAPLLTLLKPGEVRVTLQGGAQEVYYVSGGMLEVQPHYVTVLADAIERADEIDEAAALAAKARAEEAIASKGAEMDYSKAAAELARAVAQIRAIQKIRKHIK from the coding sequence ATGGCAATAACAACGCACTTAGATATCGTCAGTGCTGAACAGGAAATTTTCTCCGGTGTCGTCGAAATGGTCGTCGCCACCGGTGAGCTTGGGGAAGTTGGAATTGTACCTGGACATGCTCCTTTGTTAACACTTTTAAAGCCTGGTGAAGTCCGTGTAACTTTACAAGGTGGTGCGCAAGAAGTTTATTATGTTTCAGGTGGAATGCTTGAAGTACAACCCCACTATGTCACTGTTTTAGCGGATGCAATTGAGCGAGCTGATGAAATTGATGAAGCTGCAGCACTCGCAGCTAAGGCTCGCGCTGAAGAAGCAATAGCAAGTAAAGGTGCCGAAATGGATTATTCCAAAGCGGCTGCCGAACTAGCCAGAGCTGTTGCGCAAATTCGCGCAATTCAAAAAATTCGCAAGCATATCAAATAA
- the atpD gene encoding F0F1 ATP synthase subunit beta: MSLGTVVEVIGAVVDVEFPRENVPKVNDALKLIEGDLVFEVQQQLGDGVVRTIAMGTTDGLKRGVKAENTGKPIQVPVGKKTLGRIMDVLGRPVDEAGPIDADEHWAIHRQAPSYEEQAGSQELLETGIKVIDLLCPFAKGGKVGLFGGAGVGKTVNMMELIRNIAIEHSGYSVFAGVGERTREGNDFYHEMKDSNVLDKVSLVYGQMNEPPGNRLRVALTGLTMAEKFRDEGRDVLLFIDNIYRYTLAGVEVSALLGRMPSAVGYQPTLAEEMGMLQERITSTKTGSITSIQAVYVPADDLTDPSPATTFAHLDATVVLSRQIAELGIYPAVDPLDSTSRQLDPLIVGQEHYDTARRVQQTLQRYKELKDIIAILGMDELSEEDKRVVSRARKIQRFLSQPFFVAEVFTGSPGKYVSLKDTIKGFQGILAGEYDDLPEQAFYMVGSIEEAVAKAKTL; the protein is encoded by the coding sequence ATGAGTCTAGGAACAGTTGTTGAAGTTATTGGTGCGGTTGTAGACGTTGAGTTTCCCCGCGAAAATGTTCCCAAAGTTAATGATGCACTTAAGCTCATTGAAGGGGACTTGGTATTTGAAGTACAGCAACAGCTAGGTGATGGCGTTGTACGTACAATTGCAATGGGTACAACTGACGGTTTGAAACGTGGTGTCAAAGCTGAAAACACTGGTAAGCCTATCCAAGTACCTGTCGGCAAGAAAACCTTAGGTCGTATTATGGACGTTCTAGGTCGTCCTGTTGATGAGGCCGGTCCGATAGATGCTGATGAGCATTGGGCTATTCATCGCCAAGCTCCAAGCTACGAAGAGCAGGCAGGTAGCCAAGAGTTGTTGGAAACTGGTATTAAGGTTATTGACTTACTCTGCCCCTTTGCGAAGGGAGGTAAAGTTGGTCTTTTCGGTGGCGCCGGCGTAGGTAAAACCGTAAACATGATGGAATTGATTCGTAACATCGCTATTGAGCACAGTGGTTACTCTGTGTTCGCAGGAGTTGGTGAGCGTACTCGTGAGGGTAATGACTTTTATCATGAAATGAAAGACTCTAACGTACTTGATAAAGTGTCGCTGGTTTACGGACAAATGAATGAGCCACCAGGAAACCGTTTACGTGTAGCACTAACTGGTCTGACAATGGCGGAAAAATTCCGTGATGAAGGCCGTGATGTATTGTTATTCATTGATAATATCTATCGCTACACTCTGGCTGGGGTGGAAGTATCTGCATTGCTAGGTCGTATGCCTTCTGCGGTAGGTTATCAACCAACCTTGGCTGAAGAAATGGGTATGCTACAAGAGCGTATCACGTCAACCAAGACGGGTTCTATTACTTCTATTCAAGCAGTATATGTTCCTGCGGATGACTTGACTGACCCATCACCAGCAACTACTTTCGCTCACTTGGACGCAACTGTAGTTCTTTCTCGTCAAATTGCCGAGTTAGGTATTTATCCTGCGGTGGATCCATTGGATTCAACATCGCGCCAATTAGACCCACTTATCGTTGGTCAAGAGCACTATGATACTGCGCGTCGTGTGCAGCAAACACTGCAACGTTATAAAGAATTGAAAGATATTATTGCAATTCTTGGTATGGACGAATTGTCTGAAGAAGATAAGCGTGTGGTCTCTCGTGCTCGTAAGATTCAACGTTTTCTTTCTCAACCATTCTTCGTTGCTGAGGTATTCACAGGCTCACCCGGTAAATACGTTTCATTGAAAGATACTATCAAAGGATTCCAAGGAATTCTTGCTGGTGAATATGATGACTTACCTGAGCAAGCGTTTTATATGGTTGGTAGCATCGAGGAAGCTGTTGCTAAAGCTAAAACCTTATGA
- the atpG gene encoding F0F1 ATP synthase subunit gamma, with amino-acid sequence MAGAKEIRSKIASIKNTQKITRAMEMVAASKMRKTQDRMRASKPYATKIYNVVKHIARATSEYHHPFMTQREIKRVGVIVVTSDRGLCGGLNANLLRETVRVMRQWQHESKEVDLCVIGRKGQAFFRRVGGRVVASVDQLGDKPGIKDLIGVVKVMIDAFYNGTIDALHIVYNEFVNTMTQKPTVKQLLPLPISEEDSKDLGHHWDYIYEPDAKELLDGLLERYIELQTYQGVVENIACEQAAKMIAMKSATDNAGELIKEFQLAYNKARQAAITQELAEIVGGAAAL; translated from the coding sequence ATGGCTGGAGCGAAAGAGATCCGTTCAAAAATTGCGAGTATTAAAAACACGCAAAAAATTACTCGAGCAATGGAAATGGTTGCCGCAAGTAAAATGCGCAAAACGCAAGATAGAATGCGTGCATCCAAACCTTATGCAACAAAAATTTATAATGTAGTAAAACACATAGCTCGAGCAACCTCAGAATATCATCATCCCTTTATGACCCAACGAGAAATTAAAAGGGTTGGGGTGATTGTTGTGACTTCCGACCGCGGATTGTGTGGTGGCTTAAATGCCAACCTATTGCGAGAAACAGTTCGCGTTATGCGTCAATGGCAACATGAGAGCAAGGAAGTTGACCTTTGCGTAATTGGTCGTAAAGGACAAGCTTTTTTTAGACGTGTTGGCGGTCGAGTAGTTGCTTCTGTTGACCAGCTTGGTGATAAGCCTGGGATTAAGGATTTGATTGGCGTTGTAAAAGTGATGATTGATGCCTTTTACAATGGAACAATTGATGCCTTGCATATTGTGTACAATGAATTTGTTAACACCATGACACAAAAACCAACAGTTAAGCAATTGTTACCACTGCCCATCTCTGAAGAGGATAGCAAAGATCTTGGCCATCATTGGGATTATATCTACGAACCCGATGCCAAAGAATTGCTGGATGGACTGCTGGAACGGTACATTGAACTGCAAACCTATCAGGGCGTTGTCGAAAACATTGCTTGTGAACAAGCTGCGAAAATGATTGCAATGAAAAGTGCTACTGATAATGCAGGTGAATTAATTAAAGAATTTCAATTGGCTTATAACAAAGCCCGACAAGCTGCTATTACGCAAGAGTTGGCAGAAATTGTCGGTGGTGCAGCCGCTTTATAA
- the atpA gene encoding F0F1 ATP synthase subunit alpha has translation MSEQIALNPSEISELIRKKIEQFNVVSEAKNEGTIVSLKDGIARIHGLADAMQGEMIEFPGGIYGLALNLERDSVGAVILGDYSGLSEGQKGKCTGRILEVPVGRNLLGRVVDGLGNPIDGKGPIDAERMSPIEKVAPGVIARQSVDQPVQTGLKAIDAMIPVGRGQRELIIGDRQTGKTAIAIDAIINQKGTGVKCIYVAIGQKASSVAAIVRKLEEHGAMEHTIVVVAGASDSAALQFIAPYSGCAMGEYFMERGEDALIVYDDLTKQAWAYRQISLLLRRPPGREAYPGDIFYLHSRLLERAARINAKEVEKLTNGEVTGKTGSLTALPIIETQAGDVSAFVPTNVISITDGQIFLDVDLFNSGVRPAINSGLSVSRVGGAAQTKIMKKLGGGTRLALAQYRELEAFSQFASDLDDATRKQLERGQRITELMKQKQYSPLSVADMAISLFIVEKGYLDDIPVSEVGPFEAALHGYMRSSHASLLKKINEAGAYDNDIEAQIKSAVEDFKRTGSW, from the coding sequence ATGTCAGAACAAATAGCATTAAACCCATCTGAAATCAGTGAATTAATCAGAAAAAAAATCGAACAGTTTAACGTCGTTTCTGAAGCTAAAAACGAAGGAACAATTGTCAGTCTTAAAGATGGTATTGCTCGTATCCATGGTTTAGCGGATGCCATGCAAGGGGAAATGATTGAGTTCCCAGGCGGTATTTACGGCTTGGCTTTGAACTTGGAGCGCGATTCAGTCGGTGCTGTAATTCTTGGAGATTACTCAGGTCTTTCTGAAGGTCAAAAAGGTAAATGCACTGGACGTATTCTTGAAGTGCCTGTTGGAAGAAATCTTTTAGGTCGTGTCGTAGATGGCTTAGGTAATCCTATTGATGGTAAGGGTCCTATCGACGCTGAAAGAATGTCTCCAATCGAAAAAGTGGCACCTGGCGTTATTGCTCGTCAATCGGTTGATCAACCAGTACAAACTGGATTGAAAGCAATTGACGCGATGATTCCTGTCGGTCGTGGTCAGCGTGAGTTGATCATCGGTGACCGTCAAACAGGTAAAACAGCCATTGCAATTGATGCCATCATCAATCAAAAAGGTACTGGTGTTAAATGTATCTATGTTGCTATAGGGCAAAAAGCATCTTCTGTTGCTGCAATCGTGCGCAAATTAGAAGAACACGGTGCTATGGAGCATACGATTGTGGTGGTTGCTGGGGCTTCTGACTCTGCTGCTTTACAATTTATTGCACCCTACTCAGGTTGTGCAATGGGTGAGTACTTCATGGAGCGCGGTGAAGATGCATTAATCGTTTATGATGATTTAACTAAGCAAGCTTGGGCTTATCGTCAAATTTCATTGTTGCTACGTCGTCCACCTGGACGTGAAGCTTATCCTGGGGATATCTTCTATTTGCATTCTCGTTTACTAGAGCGGGCAGCTAGAATTAATGCCAAAGAAGTTGAAAAACTAACGAATGGCGAAGTGACTGGTAAAACCGGATCATTAACTGCACTACCGATTATTGAAACGCAAGCTGGTGACGTATCTGCGTTCGTACCTACCAACGTAATTTCTATCACCGACGGTCAGATATTCCTGGATGTTGATTTGTTCAACTCAGGTGTTCGACCTGCAATTAACTCGGGTCTGTCAGTATCCCGTGTGGGTGGTGCTGCTCAAACCAAGATTATGAAAAAATTGGGCGGTGGTACTCGTCTAGCACTTGCACAATATCGTGAATTGGAAGCGTTTTCGCAATTTGCGTCTGATTTGGACGATGCAACACGGAAGCAATTAGAGCGTGGCCAACGCATCACCGAACTAATGAAGCAAAAGCAATATTCCCCACTTTCCGTGGCGGATATGGCTATTTCTCTTTTCATAGTAGAGAAGGGTTATCTGGATGATATTCCTGTTTCAGAAGTAGGTCCGTTTGAAGCAGCGTTACATGGTTACATGCGCTCTTCTCATGCTTCCTTGTTAAAGAAAATCAATGAAGCAGGTGCTTACGACAATGACATCGAGGCACAAATAAAGAGTGCGGTTGAAGACTTTAAACGCACTGGTAGTTGGTAA
- a CDS encoding F0F1 ATP synthase subunit delta, translated as MPDTTTIARPYAKAIFEYALAVNKLSQWSEILQTLAVSVMNEAAAQFIVNPETTEAQQQELLMTPFAKSGNDELKAIANLVSLLTGNKRLMLLPDIKVQFEALRAEQEKTLVVKVRSFSELTGAQTEQLKKSLSQRLKREVTLKVSIDKSLLGGAVIQAGDLVIDGSVLEQLKRLGIGLAA; from the coding sequence ATGCCAGATACAACAACCATCGCCAGACCTTATGCAAAAGCTATATTTGAATATGCTCTGGCTGTTAATAAGCTTAGTCAATGGTCTGAGATTTTACAGACCTTAGCCGTATCAGTTATGAACGAGGCAGCAGCTCAGTTCATTGTCAATCCTGAGACGACGGAAGCACAGCAACAAGAGTTGTTAATGACTCCCTTTGCCAAATCAGGCAATGATGAATTAAAAGCCATTGCAAACCTGGTTTCTTTATTGACTGGCAACAAGAGGCTCATGCTTCTGCCTGATATTAAAGTGCAATTTGAAGCGTTGCGTGCTGAACAAGAAAAAACGCTCGTTGTAAAAGTTCGAAGTTTCTCCGAATTAACTGGAGCGCAAACAGAGCAACTTAAAAAATCATTAAGCCAGCGTCTAAAGCGTGAGGTAACACTTAAAGTGAGTATCGATAAATCACTGCTGGGCGGTGCGGTTATACAGGCTGGCGATTTGGTAATTGATGGTTCGGTGCTAGAGCAGTTAAAGAGACTGGGCATCGGGTTAGCCGCATAA
- a CDS encoding F0F1 ATP synthase subunit B, which yields MDINLTLVVQMLVFAAFVWFTMKFVWPPLAKAMEERQDKIADGLASAERGRKELELAQHRVKDELKQAKAQASDIIEKATRRAAQLVEDAKEDAKLEAQKQAKIAQEQLQQEFNRARDSLRKEVAHLAVAGAEKILMREIDEKANSALLDSLIKEI from the coding sequence TTGGATATTAATTTAACGTTAGTTGTACAAATGCTTGTGTTTGCTGCATTTGTCTGGTTCACCATGAAATTTGTTTGGCCTCCTTTGGCTAAAGCAATGGAAGAGCGCCAGGATAAAATTGCCGATGGTTTGGCATCCGCAGAGCGTGGCCGAAAAGAATTGGAATTGGCTCAGCATCGTGTCAAAGACGAACTGAAACAAGCAAAAGCCCAGGCTTCCGATATTATTGAAAAAGCAACTCGTCGTGCAGCTCAGTTAGTTGAAGACGCAAAAGAAGACGCTAAGCTTGAAGCACAAAAGCAAGCTAAAATTGCTCAAGAGCAATTGCAGCAAGAATTTAATCGTGCACGTGATAGCTTGCGTAAAGAAGTTGCTCATCTAGCAGTTGCTGGTGCAGAAAAGATTCTTATGCGGGAAATCGATGAGAAGGCAAACAGTGCATTACTGGATAGTCTAATTAAAGAGATTTGA
- the atpE gene encoding F0F1 ATP synthase subunit C → MQAANLIAQVQGMTVIAVALLIGLGALGTAIGFGLLGGKFLEGSARQPEMVPMLQVKMFIVAGLLDAVTMIGVGIALFFTFANPFLSNLGS, encoded by the coding sequence ATGCAAGCTGCAAATTTAATAGCACAAGTTCAAGGTATGACTGTTATCGCAGTCGCATTATTGATCGGCTTGGGTGCATTAGGTACTGCAATCGGTTTCGGTTTGTTGGGTGGTAAATTTCTTGAAGGTTCTGCACGTCAACCAGAAATGGTTCCTATGCTTCAAGTAAAAATGTTTATCGTTGCTGGTCTTCTTGACGCTGTGACCATGATCGGTGTGGGTATTGCACTGTTCTTTACATTTGCTAACCCCTTCCTGAGCAATTTGGGTTCTTGA
- the atpB gene encoding F0F1 ATP synthase subunit A, with product MISSTDYIKHHLTYLTFDLKTMSFGTGGFWTLNLDTLFFSVVSGIIVLALLYFGARRVTTGVPGKLQNFAEIMLEFADNQVKDCFHGKNKLIGPLALTIFVWVFFMNFMDIVPVDVLPLAAKSLGVHYLKVVPTNDLNMTFALSLTVFMLILFYSIKIKGIKGFAKELTLQPFNHWAFIPFNLLLELVGLIAKPISLALRLFGNLYAGELIFILIALLTLNATATSVASTATLGAAQFVLALAWSIFHILVITLQAFIFMVLTIVYLSLAHEDH from the coding sequence ATGATATCAAGCACAGACTATATCAAGCATCACCTGACCTACCTAACTTTCGATCTCAAAACAATGAGCTTTGGAACAGGTGGATTTTGGACTCTAAACCTGGATACACTTTTTTTCTCTGTGGTTTCCGGCATTATCGTTTTAGCGCTTTTATATTTTGGCGCTCGCAGAGTAACGACTGGAGTCCCTGGAAAATTACAGAATTTTGCCGAAATTATGCTGGAATTTGCAGATAATCAGGTAAAAGATTGCTTCCATGGAAAGAATAAACTGATTGGCCCATTAGCTTTGACTATTTTCGTCTGGGTCTTTTTCATGAATTTTATGGATATTGTGCCTGTCGATGTTCTTCCACTGGCTGCTAAATCATTAGGCGTTCACTATCTTAAAGTGGTGCCAACCAATGATTTAAATATGACATTCGCATTGTCTCTCACAGTCTTCATGCTAATTCTTTTCTATAGCATCAAAATCAAAGGAATCAAAGGCTTCGCCAAAGAGCTAACGCTACAACCATTTAATCATTGGGCATTTATACCATTTAACTTATTGCTTGAGCTTGTAGGCTTGATTGCAAAGCCAATTTCTCTCGCACTTCGTCTATTTGGAAACCTTTATGCTGGCGAATTAATTTTTATTCTGATAGCCTTGCTAACCTTAAATGCAACAGCAACTTCAGTGGCAAGTACTGCCACTTTGGGTGCTGCGCAATTTGTGTTGGCACTAGCATGGTCTATATTCCATATTTTGGTGATCACGCTACAAGCATTTATTTTTATGGTTCTGACTATTGTATATCTCAGTCTAGCCCATGAAGACCATTAA
- a CDS encoding ATP synthase subunit I, with the protein MKDKRGISGVKRLLAAQLIICLVIALALLLVWGEKESLSALLGGLVAIIPSALFARKLFRYQGARAARQIVKGFYLGEALKIVATIALFTFVFMSFKIAPLVFFFTYIVVLMSHWLAPLFFANKLNRPEK; encoded by the coding sequence GTGAAAGATAAGCGTGGCATCAGCGGTGTTAAGCGTCTATTAGCAGCTCAGCTAATCATTTGCTTAGTAATAGCATTGGCTTTGTTGCTGGTTTGGGGTGAGAAAGAATCATTGTCAGCGCTCTTAGGCGGATTAGTAGCCATAATCCCTTCAGCGCTTTTTGCAAGAAAACTTTTTCGCTATCAGGGAGCCAGAGCTGCGAGACAAATCGTTAAAGGATTTTATCTAGGTGAAGCTTTAAAGATTGTCGCGACCATTGCCTTGTTTACATTCGTGTTTATGTCGTTCAAAATAGCCCCTCTTGTATTTTTTTTCACCTACATTGTGGTGTTAATGAGTCATTGGCTCGCACCCTTGTTTTTTGCTAACAAACTGAATAGGCCTGAAAAGTGA